The following proteins are co-located in the Vibrio astriarenae genome:
- a CDS encoding GMP reductase — protein sequence MRIEQELKLGFKDVLFRPKRSTLKSRSQVNLTREFTFKHSGRQWSGVPVIAANMDSVGSFEMATALAEHGVMTAMHKHYTVEQWAEFVKGASKETLNKVFVSTGTSERDFEKTKDILALSEDLEFICIDIANGYSEHLVEFVQKVRSEFPNKTISAGNVVTGDMCEELILAGADIVKVGIGPGSVCTTRVKTGVGYPQLSAIIECADAAHGLGGMIIGDGGCACAGDVAKAFGGGADFVMLGGMLAGHEESGGEVIEQDGKMFMKFYGMSSQSAMDKHSGGVAQYRAAEGKTVLLPYRGSVHNTISDILGGVRSTCTYVGAAKLKELTKRTTFIRVQEQENNVFGKE from the coding sequence ATGCGTATCGAACAAGAACTTAAGCTCGGTTTTAAAGACGTCCTATTTCGCCCAAAGCGTTCAACGCTTAAAAGTCGCTCTCAAGTAAATTTAACCCGCGAGTTTACATTCAAGCACAGTGGTCGTCAATGGTCTGGTGTACCTGTAATTGCAGCTAACATGGATTCTGTTGGTAGTTTTGAAATGGCGACAGCGCTAGCAGAGCACGGCGTGATGACAGCAATGCACAAACACTACACTGTTGAACAGTGGGCAGAGTTTGTGAAGGGTGCGAGCAAAGAGACGCTTAACAAGGTATTCGTTTCTACTGGTACTTCAGAGCGTGATTTCGAGAAAACGAAAGACATCTTAGCGCTGAGTGAAGACTTAGAGTTTATCTGTATCGATATCGCTAATGGCTACTCAGAGCATCTCGTTGAGTTCGTACAAAAAGTACGTTCAGAGTTCCCAAACAAAACCATCTCAGCGGGTAACGTTGTGACAGGCGATATGTGTGAAGAGCTAATCCTAGCGGGTGCAGACATCGTTAAAGTAGGTATCGGCCCAGGCTCTGTGTGTACAACTCGCGTGAAAACGGGTGTTGGCTACCCACAGCTTTCTGCCATCATCGAGTGTGCAGATGCCGCTCACGGCCTAGGCGGTATGATCATTGGTGACGGTGGTTGTGCATGTGCTGGCGACGTGGCAAAAGCGTTTGGTGGCGGTGCTGATTTCGTGATGCTAGGCGGTATGCTTGCAGGTCACGAAGAGTCAGGCGGTGAAGTGATTGAGCAAGACGGTAAAATGTTCATGAAGTTCTACGGTATGTCTTCTCAATCGGCGATGGATAAGCACTCTGGTGGTGTTGCACAGTACCGCGCTGCGGAAGGTAAGACAGTACTCCTACCATACCGTGGCAGCGTTCATAACACGATTTCAGACATCCTTGGTGGTGTTCGTTCAACATGTACTTATGTTGGTGCTGCAAAGCTTAAAGAACTCACTAAGCGCACGACGTTTATCCGTGTGCAAGAGCAAGAGAACAACGTATTTGGTAAAGAGTAA
- a CDS encoding NAD(P)H-hydrate dehydratase, whose protein sequence is MDNFKYLYASRQIKLAEQSIAKDHGFLLFDLMVKAGKAVFDLACFHYPDSHHWLIVCGKGNNGGDGYIVATLAIEAGIKVTLLEVEGAAESRGDASLARQGFLSVGGAPKRLDVDELLSRGTDLEYDLVIDALLGTGLQGNLRPSTLDIIEAVNGLKLPTICVDVPSGLNSDTGQPMSSAMTADHTVCFIGMKQGLVTGRARDYVGQLHLANLSISEELLKQYQMPVARVDLCAMTAQILAPRKPTAHKGTSGRLAVVGGAQGMLGAARLASLAGLRVGSGLVRAYVEKKSLVAMQSAEPEVMAMPWKNLKHQDWSANALVIGPGLGQSKQAHEVFHSIIDSSIDNLKKTSAYRLVIDADGLNILAQSPMRNDKWVLTPHPGEAARLLGVTVAEIEEDRFAAVKSIQVQYGGVVVLKGAGTIIFDGSDYFLCTRGNAGMATGGMGDVLAGMIGSYLAQGYSTVQATMIGVLIHSMSADNCVKEQGQLGLIASDLLPEIRRLTNYFANSCMTSS, encoded by the coding sequence ATGGACAACTTCAAATACCTGTATGCGAGTCGTCAGATTAAGCTAGCAGAACAATCGATTGCTAAAGATCACGGCTTTCTGCTGTTTGACCTTATGGTTAAAGCAGGGAAGGCCGTTTTTGATCTGGCTTGTTTCCACTATCCTGATTCACATCACTGGCTGATCGTTTGCGGGAAAGGTAATAATGGTGGGGATGGCTATATTGTGGCGACTTTGGCGATAGAAGCGGGCATTAAGGTTACCCTTTTAGAAGTCGAAGGAGCAGCAGAGAGTCGGGGAGATGCCTCATTAGCAAGGCAAGGCTTTTTGTCTGTAGGTGGGGCGCCAAAGCGTCTTGATGTTGATGAGCTTTTGAGCCGAGGAACAGACTTGGAGTATGACCTGGTTATTGATGCGCTCCTGGGTACTGGCTTGCAGGGAAATTTGCGTCCATCCACTTTGGATATCATTGAGGCAGTTAACGGACTCAAGCTCCCGACTATCTGTGTTGACGTGCCGTCAGGCTTGAACAGTGATACCGGTCAGCCGATGAGTAGCGCGATGACAGCGGATCATACCGTGTGCTTTATCGGAATGAAACAAGGCTTAGTGACTGGGCGAGCGAGAGACTATGTTGGTCAGCTGCATTTAGCAAATCTATCCATTAGCGAGGAGTTACTTAAACAATATCAGATGCCAGTTGCTCGGGTTGACCTATGTGCAATGACAGCACAAATACTAGCGCCTAGAAAACCAACTGCGCATAAAGGTACAAGCGGTAGGCTTGCCGTGGTCGGTGGTGCGCAGGGAATGCTGGGCGCGGCTAGACTCGCCTCATTAGCGGGATTAAGAGTTGGCTCAGGACTGGTTCGAGCTTATGTAGAGAAGAAGTCGTTGGTTGCAATGCAATCAGCGGAACCTGAAGTCATGGCAATGCCGTGGAAAAATTTAAAACACCAGGACTGGAGCGCTAATGCACTAGTAATTGGCCCGGGGTTAGGGCAATCAAAGCAAGCGCATGAAGTCTTTCACTCTATAATAGATAGTTCAATCGATAACCTCAAAAAAACCTCAGCTTATCGTTTAGTTATTGATGCGGACGGCCTCAATATACTCGCGCAAAGTCCTATGAGAAATGATAAATGGGTACTCACACCACACCCTGGAGAGGCGGCAAGGCTGCTGGGTGTAACAGTCGCTGAAATAGAAGAGGACCGCTTTGCAGCCGTTAAATCCATACAAGTTCAATATGGTGGCGTAGTGGTATTAAAAGGTGCAGGAACGATTATTTTTGACGGTAGCGATTATTTCCTCTGTACCAGAGGAAATGCAGGAATGGCAACGGGAGGAATGGGAGATGTCCTGGCTGGCATGATCGGAAGCTACTTAGCTCAGGGATACTCAACCGTACAAGCGACGATGATCGGTGTTTTGATTCATAGCATGAGTGCAGACAACTGCGTTAAGGAGCAAGGCCAATTAGGTTTGATTGCCTCGGATCTGCTTCCTGAGATACGCAGATTAACAAATTATTTTGCAAATTCATGCATGACTTCGAGCTAA
- a CDS encoding PAS domain-containing protein — protein sequence MLHLPAEFEQFHWMVDIVQNVDMGLIVIDRDYKVQVWNGFMTHHSGLQSHDAIGKSLFELFPEIPEEWFKIKTKPVYDLGCRSFITWQQRPYLFRCRNVRPVTQRADFMYQNVTLNPMRTPTGEIKSLFLSIQDATAEALIS from the coding sequence ATGTTGCATCTACCGGCTGAATTTGAGCAGTTTCACTGGATGGTCGATATAGTCCAAAACGTTGATATGGGGCTTATCGTGATAGATCGCGATTATAAGGTGCAAGTGTGGAATGGCTTTATGACACACCACAGTGGCCTTCAGTCGCACGACGCTATTGGCAAGTCTCTGTTTGAGTTGTTTCCAGAAATACCGGAAGAGTGGTTCAAGATTAAAACCAAACCGGTTTATGATCTCGGTTGTCGTAGCTTTATTACCTGGCAACAAAGACCTTATCTATTCCGATGCAGAAATGTGCGTCCGGTAACTCAAAGGGCAGATTTCATGTATCAGAACGTCACCTTGAACCCAATGCGAACTCCAACAGGAGAGATAAAATCTCTGTTTTTGTCGATCCAAGACGCAACAGCAGAGGCGCTGATCTCTTAA
- a CDS encoding response regulator: protein MSCRILICDDSALARKQMARSLPAALNPDIIFAVHGFDALEKLSKQNFDLMFLDLTMPELDGFGTLAAIKEKGIDVPVVVVSGDIQPKAKQRVDELGAKAFIQKPIDKTLLNDVLKQTVSRPAQPQFVQPSPIDLPILRRRDIYMEVANVAIGRAADALARHFDVFVELPLPNVNIFEVSELHMALRDLASNHQVSGVCQGFSGEGIAGEALVLLSDSSVSDLKKLMKVPAESEDLEELELLMDVSNILVGSFLNGLGEQSEVRFFQSSPVLLGQHISIDSVVESTSGRFNKTMTFEVSYGIEGTSIRCDLLFMFVDESLPLIDAKLAYLMEDF, encoded by the coding sequence ATGTCTTGTCGTATTTTAATCTGTGACGACTCCGCATTAGCTCGAAAACAAATGGCTCGTTCATTGCCAGCGGCATTGAACCCTGACATTATCTTCGCAGTTCATGGATTTGATGCGTTGGAGAAACTTAGTAAGCAAAACTTTGATCTCATGTTTCTTGACCTCACCATGCCTGAGTTGGATGGCTTCGGAACGCTAGCTGCGATTAAAGAGAAAGGCATAGACGTGCCTGTTGTTGTTGTTTCTGGTGATATTCAACCCAAAGCAAAGCAGCGCGTAGATGAGTTAGGCGCGAAAGCATTCATTCAAAAGCCGATTGATAAAACGCTGCTAAACGATGTACTAAAGCAAACCGTCAGTCGCCCAGCACAACCGCAATTTGTGCAGCCTAGCCCTATTGATCTGCCTATTTTGCGCCGTCGCGATATCTACATGGAAGTGGCGAACGTAGCAATTGGTCGAGCAGCTGATGCACTTGCCCGTCATTTTGATGTATTTGTTGAGCTACCACTGCCGAATGTGAATATCTTTGAGGTAAGTGAGCTACACATGGCGCTGCGTGATCTGGCCAGTAATCACCAAGTTTCGGGTGTTTGTCAGGGTTTCAGTGGCGAGGGTATCGCAGGTGAAGCCCTTGTGCTGCTAAGTGACTCAAGCGTCAGTGATCTGAAAAAACTGATGAAAGTGCCAGCAGAAAGTGAAGACCTAGAAGAGTTAGAGCTACTGATGGATGTTTCTAATATTCTTGTCGGTTCATTCCTCAATGGCCTTGGTGAGCAATCCGAAGTGCGTTTCTTCCAAAGCTCACCGGTACTGCTCGGGCAACATATCTCCATCGACTCGGTGGTTGAATCTACGTCTGGACGTTTCAACAAAACGATGACATTCGAGGTGAGTTACGGCATCGAAGGCACTTCAATCCGCTGTGATTTGCTATTTATGTTCGTCGATGAATCACTTCCATTAATTGATGCCAAGCTCGCTTACTTAATGGAGGATTTCTAA
- a CDS encoding TDT family transporter, with protein MNWRRLTQFQNVPTSQASLALGVIGLGQAWALYVPSIGLELQPYLAALGAFLLGPVLIKYVMHRHLYFNDIRHPISGSLMAPMSMALLILCDYLALISPWIAYPIWMVAISIHLTNMLVFFALQLRNFKMSNIVPSWFLYPVGMISSSLAGTQFGYNVFSVTLVEICITIYFFMLPLVLYRLMFEGMLPKRARPTLAIMAAPINLTLAAYLVNFDDPDPILTGALAGIAITMTMFIYLCYFRLMRLRFQPSIAAVTFPSVISAVAMYRLTDFFDNFHPHWHWLHKFGFVELVIATCMVVWVIFRYFTMYWPELKVSQFVNERMSGN; from the coding sequence TTGAACTGGAGACGACTCACCCAATTTCAGAATGTGCCCACATCACAAGCCTCACTGGCACTGGGGGTCATCGGCCTAGGTCAAGCTTGGGCGCTTTACGTACCAAGTATTGGGTTGGAACTACAACCGTATCTCGCCGCCTTAGGTGCATTTTTGCTAGGCCCAGTGCTGATCAAATATGTGATGCATCGTCATTTATATTTTAACGATATTCGCCATCCAATCAGCGGTAGTTTGATGGCACCAATGAGTATGGCACTGCTTATCTTATGTGACTATCTGGCGCTCATCTCACCATGGATAGCCTACCCCATTTGGATGGTTGCTATTTCAATACACTTGACCAACATGTTGGTGTTTTTTGCGCTGCAGCTACGCAACTTCAAAATGTCCAACATTGTGCCGAGCTGGTTCTTATATCCCGTCGGTATGATCAGCAGCTCGCTCGCTGGCACACAGTTCGGCTACAACGTATTTTCGGTCACGCTAGTTGAAATCTGCATCACCATCTACTTCTTCATGTTGCCGTTAGTGCTTTATCGTTTGATGTTCGAAGGCATGCTGCCAAAACGCGCTCGCCCGACACTTGCGATCATGGCTGCGCCGATCAATCTTACGCTAGCAGCATATTTGGTGAATTTTGATGACCCTGACCCTATTCTCACAGGTGCACTCGCGGGTATCGCCATCACCATGACCATGTTTATCTATTTGTGTTATTTCCGTCTAATGCGCTTGCGATTCCAGCCTTCAATCGCGGCCGTCACCTTTCCTTCTGTGATCAGTGCCGTTGCCATGTATCGTCTCACCGATTTTTTCGACAACTTCCACCCTCATTGGCACTGGCTACATAAGTTCGGTTTCGTGGAATTGGTGATAGCCACTTGTATGGTGGTGTGGGTGATTTTTCGCTACTTCACTATGTATTGGCCTGAATTGAAGGTGTCACAATTTGTGAATGAGAGAATGAGTGGTAATTAA
- a CDS encoding SbcC/MukB-like Walker B domain-containing protein, translated as MKPIKLTFQAFGPFADKQEVDFDKLGHAPLFLINGPTGAGKSTLLDAICFALYGETTGSERTGDQMRCDQADAKQLTFVDFTFSLGGHVYRIERSPEQQVPKQRGEGTTKKTHSAVFYQLEGETESLIANRPNPVAKEVVERIGLDVKQFRQVMVIPQGRFRELLTANSKEREQIFGQLFSTHIYRDIERVLFEQAADIRKQKDQFDNQIKGVLELAEVETEADLASVIEQKESQVTEAAKRLESAKLAQNVVTQKWQQANELVDKFKALEALRHEQQQLGAQQQDVDNKRTQLKRARLATALSATYQAKNTSQQTLTHSVERCAQAEQALNTAAQEQSRCLTQLQQAKRESELLPELDKRVYQLQAQIERLKQYQTLHTTWMAADKTLTTVEQITQALMNQQLLAQDALKQAQLNQDRAKQAHLELPLKEQTEKAIAKQLSVLQEVETTCRASEQGQQLLASANEQLSQHQARFNQAKTFADQQEFQWHSTQAAQLAQLLNEGEACPVCGSESHPAPAMHQGHLVSKTDVDHARVAQQQAFSQVEQQQAQVQNHKVEQGKIEKALEGWRRLLNEALSYDPQSLLQEQAQLRAEIKALRAFNVDEANQQFMKVEKQLTELEGQVKQQESQRQQAQQEKSNLDGQLASLKESLGEANDLAHTRQSLKQTTQRIQVLKQGLESAQQQQTTAEQKFTIATTTLSAETKAKQEAEIAASKQKQQWREELDNSDFENEDTFLHANLSRDLVEQIEQHIESFDKACAKTAGALQQIDSELKDVAQPDLSLMTQEREQANLVYQQALAEHTQIQSVVANLNKVKVRLAELYLENEKLDKAYQVFGTLSDVANGKTGSKVSLHRFVLGVLLDDVLIQATQRLRLMSKGRYELLRKEQRAKGNVGSGLDLLVEDAYSGKTRDVATLSGGESFMAALALALGLSDVVQSYSGGIRLDTLFIDEGFGSLDPESLDLAIQTLMELQQTGRTIGIISHVSELKEQMNLRIDVTPSRTGSQLSISQ; from the coding sequence ATGAAGCCCATAAAACTGACGTTTCAGGCGTTTGGCCCGTTTGCCGACAAGCAAGAGGTTGACTTTGATAAGTTGGGACATGCTCCTCTGTTTTTGATAAACGGCCCAACGGGCGCAGGTAAAAGCACGCTGTTGGATGCGATCTGTTTCGCGCTTTATGGTGAGACCACCGGCAGTGAGCGTACAGGCGACCAGATGCGCTGTGACCAAGCTGATGCCAAGCAACTGACCTTTGTCGATTTTACTTTTTCTTTGGGTGGTCATGTTTATCGTATTGAACGCAGCCCAGAGCAGCAGGTGCCTAAGCAACGTGGTGAAGGTACAACGAAAAAAACACATAGTGCAGTTTTTTACCAACTAGAAGGCGAAACAGAGTCGCTGATAGCTAATCGTCCTAATCCTGTAGCGAAAGAGGTCGTTGAGCGTATCGGCCTTGATGTTAAGCAGTTTCGACAAGTGATGGTGATTCCACAGGGTCGATTCAGAGAGTTACTCACCGCCAATTCAAAAGAGCGTGAACAGATCTTTGGCCAGTTATTTTCAACACACATCTATCGAGATATTGAACGTGTTCTGTTTGAACAAGCCGCTGATATCAGGAAACAGAAAGATCAGTTCGATAACCAAATCAAAGGCGTTCTAGAGCTGGCAGAAGTGGAGACGGAAGCTGACTTGGCTTCGGTAATTGAGCAAAAAGAGTCTCAAGTCACTGAAGCAGCAAAAAGGCTTGAGAGTGCTAAGCTGGCCCAGAATGTTGTGACGCAAAAATGGCAGCAAGCCAATGAGCTAGTCGATAAGTTCAAAGCGCTTGAGGCACTTAGACATGAACAACAGCAGCTTGGTGCGCAGCAACAAGACGTTGACAATAAACGAACTCAGTTGAAGCGAGCACGACTTGCTACCGCTCTGTCTGCCACTTATCAAGCCAAGAATACCAGTCAACAAACGCTGACTCACTCTGTTGAGAGGTGCGCGCAAGCAGAGCAAGCACTGAATACCGCAGCTCAAGAACAGTCGCGCTGCTTAACACAACTTCAGCAAGCGAAGCGGGAATCGGAGCTGCTTCCTGAGTTGGACAAACGTGTCTATCAATTGCAGGCACAAATTGAGCGGCTCAAGCAGTATCAAACTCTCCACACCACCTGGATGGCAGCGGATAAAACTCTGACAACGGTTGAACAAATAACGCAAGCGCTGATGAATCAACAGTTGCTGGCTCAGGATGCGTTAAAGCAAGCGCAACTCAATCAAGACAGGGCAAAGCAAGCTCATCTTGAGTTGCCTCTAAAAGAGCAAACAGAGAAGGCGATTGCCAAGCAGTTAAGTGTGTTGCAAGAGGTAGAAACAACGTGTAGAGCGAGTGAGCAAGGACAGCAGTTACTCGCGAGTGCCAATGAGCAACTAAGTCAACATCAAGCGCGGTTTAATCAAGCGAAGACCTTTGCCGACCAACAGGAATTTCAATGGCACAGTACGCAAGCAGCACAGTTGGCTCAGTTGTTAAATGAGGGGGAGGCGTGCCCGGTATGCGGTAGTGAGTCACATCCAGCGCCAGCAATGCATCAAGGTCATCTTGTCAGTAAAACCGATGTTGACCATGCCCGCGTTGCTCAGCAACAAGCATTTAGCCAAGTAGAGCAGCAGCAAGCTCAGGTTCAGAACCACAAGGTTGAGCAGGGCAAAATAGAGAAAGCCTTAGAGGGGTGGCGTCGATTACTGAACGAAGCTCTAAGCTATGATCCGCAGAGTTTGCTTCAGGAACAAGCCCAGCTTCGTGCAGAGATAAAGGCACTACGTGCTTTCAATGTAGACGAAGCGAATCAACAATTCATGAAGGTTGAAAAGCAGTTGACCGAACTTGAGGGACAAGTAAAACAGCAAGAGAGCCAGAGGCAACAAGCCCAGCAGGAAAAAAGCAATCTTGATGGTCAACTGGCTTCGCTGAAAGAAAGTCTAGGAGAGGCGAATGATTTGGCCCACACTCGCCAATCTCTAAAGCAAACCACTCAGCGTATCCAAGTTCTCAAACAAGGTTTAGAGTCTGCGCAACAACAGCAAACCACGGCAGAGCAGAAGTTCACCATAGCCACCACCACATTGAGCGCAGAAACGAAAGCCAAGCAAGAAGCAGAGATTGCTGCCAGTAAGCAGAAGCAGCAGTGGCGAGAGGAGTTAGATAATAGCGACTTTGAGAATGAAGACACATTCTTACACGCCAACTTAAGCCGCGATCTCGTTGAACAGATTGAACAGCACATCGAATCGTTTGACAAAGCCTGCGCTAAAACCGCAGGTGCATTACAGCAGATAGACTCAGAGTTGAAAGATGTTGCTCAGCCAGATCTGTCTTTAATGACTCAAGAGAGAGAGCAAGCAAACCTGGTCTACCAGCAAGCGTTAGCGGAGCATACTCAAATCCAGAGTGTTGTGGCTAATCTTAATAAGGTCAAAGTACGGTTGGCTGAGCTGTATCTTGAGAACGAAAAGCTCGATAAAGCTTATCAAGTGTTTGGCACTTTAAGCGATGTGGCGAATGGTAAGACGGGCTCTAAAGTCAGTCTGCACCGTTTTGTGCTTGGCGTGTTGTTGGATGATGTTTTGATTCAAGCAACCCAACGTTTGCGCTTGATGAGTAAGGGGCGTTACGAGCTATTACGTAAAGAGCAGCGCGCAAAAGGCAATGTAGGCTCAGGGCTCGATCTTCTGGTTGAAGATGCCTACAGCGGTAAAACCCGAGATGTAGCCACCCTCTCTGGCGGTGAGTCGTTTATGGCAGCCCTTGCTCTAGCGTTAGGCTTATCCGATGTCGTTCAGTCTTACAGTGGAGGTATTCGTTTGGATACACTCTTCATAGACGAAGGGTTTGGTAGTTTGGACCCAGAATCACTGGATCTTGCCATTCAAACCTTGATGGAGTTGCAACAAACTGGGCGCACAATCGGTATCATCTCACACGTCTCAGAGCTCAAAGAGCAGATGAATTTGAGAATTGATGTGACACCATCAAGAACGGGAAGCCAGCTGTCGATTAGTCAATAA